A window from Sphingobacterium hotanense encodes these proteins:
- a CDS encoding DNA-directed RNA polymerase subunit omega, translated as MSQNKNSVPNSTVTRDLRDLDKGTDNLYESIVVISKRANQIAVDIKEELNQKLSEFASSNDNLEEVFENREQIEISKHYERMPKPTLVAIDEFLHDKVYFRNPSKEQE; from the coding sequence ATGAGCCAAAATAAAAATTCAGTTCCAAATAGTACGGTAACACGCGATTTAAGAGATTTGGATAAAGGTACTGACAACCTATACGAGTCAATCGTGGTAATCAGCAAGCGTGCAAATCAAATTGCGGTTGATATTAAAGAAGAATTGAACCAAAAGCTATCAGAATTTGCTAGCAGCAATGACAATTTGGAGGAAGTATTTGAAAACCGTGAGCAAATTGAAATCTCAAAACACTACGAGCGTATGCCTAAGCCTACACTGGTAGCAATTGATGAATTCTTACACGATAAAGTATACTTTAGAAACCCTTCTAAAGAGCAAGAATAG
- a CDS encoding NifU family protein, with translation MTLLERVEQALDSIRPYLETDGGNVSIEEITPDNVVKLKLLGTCANCSMSIMTFKAGLEQAIKKAVPEIVSVEAINLTDINDPNAITPNQL, from the coding sequence ATGACCTTATTAGAGAGAGTAGAGCAGGCTTTGGATTCAATCAGACCGTATTTGGAAACTGATGGAGGAAACGTTTCTATAGAGGAAATTACACCAGACAATGTAGTGAAGTTGAAGCTTCTTGGAACTTGCGCAAACTGTTCCATGAGCATCATGACCTTTAAAGCAGGGTTAGAACAAGCTATAAAGAAGGCTGTTCCTGAAATCGTATCTGTGGAGGCTATCAACCTAACAGACATTAATGATCCAAACGCCATTACTCCAAACCAATTGTAA
- a CDS encoding outer membrane protein assembly factor BamD, whose amino-acid sequence MFLKNHVFSLIVGASLLFVFGSCKSKFEKLRASNNIQMKYQEAIKYYENEKYSKALTLFEDLLTRYRGTSDAEDLAYYTAYASYRLKDYISARYHFKQFALNYPNSQRAEECRFMSAYCFYLDSPRSNLDQENTRKAIEELQLFVNLYPESERAKEASDLIQNLRDKLEKKAFDNAKLYYNMGLPDDYRAAVIALENVLRQYPDTKHAEDVEYLLIKSQYLFADNSYPHRQEERFNQMLDYYETFAEHFPESKYGNELKGLRSSAERKIAIAIKRVEADKKLRKQQEEELGISTSTTGETESEESKANN is encoded by the coding sequence ATGTTTTTAAAGAATCATGTATTTAGCCTAATTGTCGGTGCTTCTTTATTATTTGTTTTTGGTAGTTGCAAAAGCAAGTTCGAGAAATTACGCGCCAGCAATAATATACAAATGAAGTATCAGGAAGCTATCAAATACTACGAAAATGAGAAGTATTCAAAAGCGCTGACTTTATTTGAAGACCTGTTAACTCGTTATCGAGGTACTTCTGATGCAGAAGACCTTGCTTACTATACTGCCTATGCAAGTTATCGACTAAAGGATTATATCTCCGCTCGATACCACTTCAAACAGTTTGCATTAAATTATCCGAATAGTCAGCGTGCCGAAGAATGTCGATTCATGTCGGCTTATTGTTTCTACCTCGACTCGCCTAGATCGAATTTAGATCAAGAGAACACACGTAAGGCAATCGAAGAGTTACAATTATTCGTGAATCTTTATCCAGAGTCAGAGCGAGCAAAAGAGGCTTCGGATCTTATCCAGAATCTGCGCGACAAACTCGAGAAAAAAGCATTCGACAATGCCAAGTTATATTACAATATGGGGCTTCCTGATGATTACCGCGCTGCTGTAATCGCCTTGGAGAACGTATTGAGACAATATCCAGATACAAAACATGCAGAAGACGTAGAATATCTTCTAATCAAGTCGCAGTATCTATTTGCCGACAACAGCTATCCGCATCGCCAGGAAGAACGTTTCAACCAAATGTTGGACTATTATGAAACATTTGCAGAGCACTTCCCGGAGAGTAAGTATGGCAACGAGCTTAAAGGTTTAAGATCTAGTGCAGAACGTAAGATAGCCATTGCTATTAAGCGCGTTGAAGCAGATAAAAAGCTAAGAAAACAACAAGAGGAAGAGTTAGGTATTTCTACATCTACAACTGGAGAAACCGAATCTGAAGAAAGTAAAGCAAACAATTAA
- a CDS encoding carboxypeptidase-like regulatory domain-containing protein, whose protein sequence is MKVYLKILSICILLCVSLSTFAQQKRIVQFSGIITAANTDVAVPYVTLRNTSYANETFTANHEGYFTFVAHVGDEIELSSIGYANIKITIPQVASDKYTLNIEMTPLVKELPVVTIGRPLPWASIEEFNREFLAMNVGNDDILSAQRNLSPQALAALSKVVPRSAEEIQAFNNFQRHINMSNKAINQNFANPLLNPFAWGQLINQIKRGDFSRERLKY, encoded by the coding sequence ATGAAAGTATATCTGAAAATTTTAAGCATATGTATTCTTCTGTGTGTTAGTCTGTCGACTTTTGCGCAGCAGAAACGTATTGTACAATTTTCAGGAATTATTACTGCCGCCAATACCGACGTCGCAGTTCCATACGTAACATTACGTAATACTTCTTATGCAAATGAAACCTTCACGGCGAACCATGAGGGGTATTTTACTTTTGTAGCCCATGTTGGCGATGAGATCGAACTCTCTTCCATTGGATATGCCAATATAAAGATTACCATTCCGCAAGTTGCTAGCGACAAATACACATTAAATATCGAGATGACCCCATTGGTGAAGGAATTGCCGGTCGTAACGATTGGTAGACCGCTGCCTTGGGCGAGTATTGAGGAGTTTAATAGAGAGTTTCTAGCGATGAATGTTGGAAATGATGATATTCTTTCGGCACAGCGGAATCTTTCTCCGCAGGCATTAGCTGCATTATCGAAAGTAGTGCCTAGAAGCGCTGAAGAGATCCAGGCTTTTAATAACTTCCAGCGACATATCAATATGTCTAATAAAGCAATCAATCAGAATTTTGCTAATCCATTGTTGAACCCATTTGCTTGGGGTCAGCTAATCAATCAAATTAAAAGGGGAGACTTTAGTCGCGAGCGCCTGAAATACTAA